A window of [Clostridium] innocuum genomic DNA:
AATCTCCAGTTCCACGTAGAAGCTGCGCTCTACTACAGCGGTTACGGCTTTGTTTTTCAGTCGATCGTGATAGGTATCCGGATTACCATAATAAAACGTGAATTTGTGATCTGTGAAATTTCCGGACACACTTTGAATAGTTTTTCCAAGAACCTCTTTACGTAAATCTGCTGCTATTGTTCTTGCTTCAGGAAGCTCAATCATATACATCACCTGTATAGATTGTATCAGAAAAAGGTACAGCTGCCTATGATCCTCCTGTATTTCCCAAAGATGATGAAAAAAAAGATGCTCGAATGAGCATCTGAAGATGTAAACTGGCAGGGGTAGAGAGGATCGAACTCCCATCAGCGGTTTTGGAGACCGTTATACTACCATTGTACTATACCCCTAGGCTTTAACGCTTTATTATATTATCACAGAAAAAGATTTATGGCAATAAGAAAATCGTAAAAATTACAGGAACCGCGGTACCTGATCCATCCATTTCTCAGGTTGCCGTCTCTGCAATATCATTGATCATGCACATCGCTTTTTGCATATTGCGACACAACTCCTGAAATCCTAAAAGGGTATGGCATACTGCTTATTCATAGCTACAGCACCTGGTAGCCAGCAAACCTTCATAGGGAAACACAACTGCGTATCAAAGCACTTCCCTTCATACCATGGGCATAGTGAATATATCGCTGCTGCACAGCTTACTTTCAATCTATGACAGCGAACAATCATATGAGTATCACAATATTACTGTGAGCAAATAAGTTTGCATATACAAAAAAAGGTGATACAATAACCATGCCATCAATCTTCTCTATAAACTCCCGATGGTGCTGCTCTTCACATCCAAAGAGCGGCTTTTTTTGTTCCTCAGCTGCTTATGCTAATAAAGCGATACTTATGAATACATGAATGCACAGTCCCAGGAAGTCTCTATTCAAAAAAAGGCTCCCATGAAAGAGAGCCTTGTGTCATTTCCTGCTAGCTATATCTGAATGGAGATTTCGTAAATTATCTGCCGCAATCAGCCATCACTGCCTATATCCGTTGCGTTAGTTCTGCTTTTACAGGCGGCGATACACATTGTCTGATCATAATCACCACATGGATTTCCGTTCATATCACGGAAGAATGCTATGTTTGTAAAGCCTGCCTCCTGCAGTGCTTCCTGCAGCTCTGCTTTCGTAAAGGTATGCTCCCATACATGAAACTGACGGATATCATCCTCTGTTATCGCGATATATCGGTTCAAAACAGTATTGTCTTCCTCATAGCGAAAAACATCATGCAGAGTCAGGCATCGCTCATCCGCCCAGAAGCCATCTTCTGTAATTTCCCATGTTTTAGATTCAGGGACTCCGTCGTAGCGGGAAGGAAGAAATACATCAAAAAGCAGGACGCCCTCCGGCTGTAACCAGCTGTAAACGGAAGCCAGCAGTTTTTTTCTGTCCACAGCAGACAATACACCAAAATCACAGTAAATCAGGGTGATGATGTGAAATCTGCTGTTCATGTGCAGCTGTGTATAATCAGCACACAGATAGTGTATGGAAAGCTGCTGCTGTCTGGCAGAATGCATTGCATAGGTAATCGAATGCTCGGAAAAATCCACACCGGTGACTGCATATCCCTTTTTGCAGAAGCGCTCCGTATAAACACCGGGTCCGCAGCCAAGGTCTAGTAGTGTCGGATATCTTTCCGCTGGAAACTGCCTGCTTATCCAGTTGATGGCTTTTTCCACGGTTTCGATCCTACGAGTTGCGGAGTCCTCGGTAGTATCCAGATGTGCTTTCAGCATACGTTTTACAGTATGCGGATCACTCCAGATATTGTCCTTGCTTGTTTCATACAATGCCGGTTTTTGCATTGCCATGGTAAATAGTTTTTTCATTTGTTCTGTCCTTTCTTTTCCTGATGGCAGCTTACGAAAAGCCTGTGGATATCCCACAGGCTGTTATAAACATTTCTGTGGAAGTAGCTGATACAATGACCACGATATAAACCCTGTCTGATACAGGCTGTTTTATATCTGTTTTCTGATCATTTTCTACTTTTCCACGTTTCGCTTCATTACGCCTTCAACAGCGTCAAGTGCGCCGGACAGAACCATCTCCTTTAAAAGCCGCCACGCTCTCATTATACAGAATATGGACGACAGATGCAATTGAATTTTCAAGAAGCTGTAAATCTGTTAGCATCTACCAATTTACATTACCGATGCAGTCGCATACATAGCATTGCTTTTGATAGTTCAAAATGAAGGTATGTTAAAACTACCGCTCGAAAAGTCGCTTTTGTGGCGGGAAAGTTCCTGTGAAAGCATGCACAGCATGCAGGGGTAGCTATATTAGCTTTTTCTATCAGGCAACCTGACGGGCACGGGTTGCACTGCCTGATGGCATCCATTCCTGTATAGATTCAAACAGAAAAGATTAACGGCTGTTTTTTTGTGCAATGAAAAGATTGTGATTGCTGTGTCCCAAAAAGGATGGTTTTTCACATGTTTTCAAATGGTATCGCATCCATACCTGAAATTCCTCTGAAGTAAAGCGATTGATACGCTCACTCATCAATTCCGCAAGACCGTCTGCCGCAACATGCTTCAGCTTTTCTAAGGGAAAGGGATGAAACAGCTCATCTATGCTTTGCTCGTCATGAAACACAAACGGGTCATTGTGAAGCTGCAGGGTTTTCGTATCAAATTCATCTCCCGTAAGGAATCCCTCCACATGCATGATTTCCGTTGCCATAACCATATCGTGTGGAATATAGGCAAACATCAGGATGCCCTTGTTTTTGCATACCCGGCAGGCTGCCTCGATAGCCTGTAGCTGCTCCTGTGTTCTCGAAAGGTGATACAGGGGACCGAAGCAGAGAACCATGTCAAACTTTGAATTCCAGTCCTCCGGCAGGTGTGCGGCATCACATTCCAGAATGGTGATATCCATATCCCTTGTTTTTCTGCTTTCCATAATCTGAACATGCTTTTTAACCGGTTCCACCGCAGTAAGGGAATACCCCTCCTTCGCTAAGGCGAGAGAATATGCACCACAGCCTGCACCGATTTCCAGAATCTGCGCCTGTGTATTTGCATATCGATGAATATAGTGCATGGTTGTCAGGTACTCAACCTGACTTGCATAACCGTGAAAGAGTCTTTTTTCCTCCTCAAAGTGTTCATACAATTCCTGTAATTCCATAATCACTACCTCCTCTTGTTTCCCAAAGTATACAGGAAACCGTACACCGATATGGAAAATCTGCAGATTGCTGAGAAAAGAGGTGTTAAGCTGATGAATTCCTTATCAGGTGCAGAAACACTTTATCAGAAAAGGGAACTTCAAGGCTGTTGCAATATCAATGTATTAAAATCTTCAAGTAAGCCGTGTAGGGAATTTGATTACAGCCGCAGCTGTTTCATATAAAGATGCAGATCCTTGTAATATCTGGTTTTGGGAATCAAAAGTTGAAGCTCATGAAGAAAAACGATTTGAAATTCCACAGCAAGCTCACTCATCAATGGCAGACATCGCTTCATAAGATATTTCTGGGAAGTCTGCGCATCCGCATGAGGCAGCAGTTCATAAAACCCCCACAGAGTCTGCAGACGTTCACTGCAGTCACGCATATCATAGGATTGCGCAAGAACCTTTTCAATTCCTTTCCCTTGAAGCCGCTGATTATGAATATACCAAAACATGAATGGCAGAAGCTGGCGGGTATGATTTTTCAGAAACAGGCAAAGATAATATTCCTCCTTCTCATACTCCTTCTGGTTATGATAAACACCCGAGAGATTGAAATAATAGGTGATTCTGCGCTCTGCCTTGATTGTATGCTCCTGCAGCAGCTTTTCACACATCCTGTGCAGGTCCTCAAAGGCAGGTACATGAATGCGGGCGCTGATCAGACAGAGCCAGTGATACAGATCAAACAATGCTGTCCAGTTTCCGCTGTGCTCCTCCTTCTTTCGAAATTTCTGCAGCTGCTTCCACGCAGGCAGGTCATTATGCTCCAGATTTGTCTGATGAAGCGCATAGGTAATACAGTTTTTCACAGAATCGGGATGAGAAAGCATAGGAAATATGGTTAGCAGATTGCGCAGCTGATTTCGATCATGGGGAAGGGTATATTGATAGTGATAAAGGATGGAGGCATACACAGATTCCAATTCTCTTGGCAATACGCTATGAAACTGCATCAGCCAGTCATA
This region includes:
- a CDS encoding class I SAM-dependent methyltransferase, with protein sequence MELQELYEHFEEEKRLFHGYASQVEYLTTMHYIHRYANTQAQILEIGAGCGAYSLALAKEGYSLTAVEPVKKHVQIMESRKTRDMDITILECDAAHLPEDWNSKFDMVLCFGPLYHLSRTQEQLQAIEAACRVCKNKGILMFAYIPHDMVMATEIMHVEGFLTGDEFDTKTLQLHNDPFVFHDEQSIDELFHPFPLEKLKHVAADGLAELMSERINRFTSEEFQVWMRYHLKTCEKPSFLGHSNHNLFIAQKNSR
- a CDS encoding transcriptional regulator, which encodes MLLDICKEHRKRYGWLIRQKRIALGYTQKELVETLGHAVSLRSYIALENGKALQDMDIYDQLFALLDLQYNYACNPNPLLTPFLQKLFESWNAYEEEACCSCIRELLLLLSPYRQYSWESVVLKSLSILLDALKKDRLLKSEEYDWLMQFHSVLPRELESVYASILYHYQYTLPHDRNQLRNLLTIFPMLSHPDSVKNCITYALHQTNLEHNDLPAWKQLQKFRKKEEHSGNWTALFDLYHWLCLISARIHVPAFEDLHRMCEKLLQEHTIKAERRITYYFNLSGVYHNQKEYEKEEYYLCLFLKNHTRQLLPFMFWYIHNQRLQGKGIEKVLAQSYDMRDCSERLQTLWGFYELLPHADAQTSQKYLMKRCLPLMSELAVEFQIVFLHELQLLIPKTRYYKDLHLYMKQLRL
- a CDS encoding class I SAM-dependent methyltransferase codes for the protein MKKLFTMAMQKPALYETSKDNIWSDPHTVKRMLKAHLDTTEDSATRRIETVEKAINWISRQFPAERYPTLLDLGCGPGVYTERFCKKGYAVTGVDFSEHSITYAMHSARQQQLSIHYLCADYTQLHMNSRFHIITLIYCDFGVLSAVDRKKLLASVYSWLQPEGVLLFDVFLPSRYDGVPESKTWEITEDGFWADERCLTLHDVFRYEEDNTVLNRYIAITEDDIRQFHVWEHTFTKAELQEALQEAGFTNIAFFRDMNGNPCGDYDQTMCIAACKSRTNATDIGSDG